The Musa acuminata AAA Group cultivar baxijiao chromosome BXJ1-8, Cavendish_Baxijiao_AAA, whole genome shotgun sequence genomic sequence CGCCCTCTCCACAGCCCGCTGATGTCCATCACCTTTTCCTTCGGGCCACATACTTCTATCTCGCACTTTCTTGCAGCTGCCGAAAGCATGGTGTTAAAAGTTGTGCCTAACTTGATCATTTCCATTTCAAAGTAGAATTCTTGCAAGGAAAAGAATCCAGCATGATCTATCTTTCTCATGAACTGATTTCTCTAGAGTGCTGCAGTCTGCAAGTCTGCAGTTTACGTGGTTTAAACCAAGGTAAGTATATATATGATCACGATACACATCGGTACTGCCATTGGACTACAAGAATCTCAGCCTGCAAAGCAGAAGCAACGGCTGCCGCCTCCGGTTGGTGCGTggcatggatttgtttggacgcgAATTCTCATCACGAACATGAGAGATAATTTGGATGAGTGACGAGCTTGTACCTGGCAAATCAGCTTTCAGGACGTACTCGGAGTCCGTTTCGAACCAATCAACGGAGGTCTTGGAGGTGCTCCGGAGGCCCGAGAGCAGCGGTTCCGACTCGAGCTCCCACAGAGGGAAGGCATCGCCGGGGTCGAAGAACTTGCCGAACAGTAACGGGCTGAAGAGCGAACCTTCGCCGAACACCTTTCGGGCAGCGTCCCCGCCGTGAGCAATGAAAGAATCGAAGGCGTCTTCGGTGAGGGGGACGCGCCATTTGTGCGGGTTCGGGTCGCCGGACCGGACATCGATCGCCCTTCGGGGCGGCATTggcgaagaagaagcagcagcgtcGAGGGCGACGGTCAAAATGGAATTCTGCTTTATAAAAGCTTTGGTGAGCTGCCTTTTGGAAAAGAAGGGATCGGATTCCCCTTGAATTACTTGAGGGAATCTCTCTTTCTTTGTCCTTCTCTGTAGCTTTCCATCACAGTGGATATGTGCCATGCTTATCCATCTCCGATCTGAAACGAATCAACCATCGGCAAAGAGGAAGCAGTAGAAACGAAATTTGCAGAGTTGGGGATGGAGAACAACACACCATAAAAATCAATTACCTGATTAATTCTTTTTGTTTCAATTCAAACTCTGTTGGTCCCAACACTTGATACGATCGAATCATCGGATAATGTGAGGTCTCCAGATATTACGATCGATGATGTCACTGTCGTCATATCCGATCCATATCTTTGCTCTGTTGTTGCGGTGCCGATTAGAATTTTCTTTCTGTAAAGCAACTCCGTTCTCCGATACCGATCGAAGTGGAAAAACAAATTACCCAACCAAGTCCTCTCTCCTCATCTTTCCAAAGAAAAAGTAAACGGTTGTCAACGGAGTTGACTTTTTCTGCATGTTGTGTTGACATAGATGAGCATATACCTTTGGTTGGTAAATGGAAACCTATATGTGCGTACACACACACTCACACAAGATACAAAGTAGGTTTACATATAAATAATACAGCAAGCAGCAGTGAGTCGATAAATTATTACAGTGCCAAAGTATCTTAGCATCCATAAGCAAAACTATAAGGTCATCCATCACTGGCTACTCTTTTATCTCGGTTCTAATTCTGAAATGGAAACTTCGTTTGGTGACATTGTTACAGACTGAGTTGTTTGGTTTTTTGTACCGAGAATCGATTTGTTCGAGTTTGGGTCCATGCTGCTCTTCCCCACGCAGAATGCAGGCCGTGATGGAGCTGGGAGAGACACACTGTCACTGTTCAGCATCACATTGACTGTGGACATCTTGGGTCTGTCAACTGGATTCTCCTGAACACACAGCAGTCCGATCTTGATGCATTTCAACACGTCACTACTCGGGAACTGGATGCCCAGAACGGGGTCTAATATCTCAAAGCCTCTTCCTGCGGTCCACCTCTCCCATGCCTGTTTCAGAGAGACCAAGATGATCGATGTCACAGTACGGGATTGTATCAGTACCCACATATGTATCGGGCTTACGAATGCACTTCCATACTCACATAGCTTAGAAGGTCTTCCGAGTTGGCAGAGTCGTAGGAACCGGTGTTCTTCCTCCCTGTCAAGATCTCCAGAACCAGaacaccgaagctgaatacatctgACTTGGCTGAGAAGTGGCCGTGCATGGCATACTCCGGTGCCATATACCCACTGCAACGAAATCAAAAAGTACCTTAGGAAGACTAATAAGCAAACCTATTTGTATGAGAGAAGATCGTACTGAGTCCTACTCACAATGTTCCCACGATTCGACTTGTGGTGCCCTGTGTCTGGTCTCCACCGAAAAGCTTCGCTAAACCGAAATCTGTGATCTTAGGGCTCATGTCTGAATCCAGCAGAACGTTGCTGGCTTTTAGATCCCGATGTATGATTTTGTGCTGGGATTCTTCGTGTAGGTATAGCAGGCCTCGCGCGATTCCACCGATGATCTTGTATCGGGTTCCCCAGTGTAACCGCTCGCGTTTCTCAGCATCTAATGGATGAACACAGATGATtgaatttaccaattcaaaaaggAACGTATGAATACGGCATGCAGCCATGCACAAAGCAAGAGTACGTTTGATCCAACAATTATTAAGGTTATAGGGATGTgtgtaggaagaagaagaagaagaagaagaagaagaagaagaagaagaagaagaagaagaatcaccAAACATAAGTTTGTCGAGGCTTCCATTAGGAACGTATTCATATACCAGCATCTTCTCTTCTTCAAAGCAAACGCCCAAAAGTCTTACGAGATTCCGGTGCTGGAGCTTAGCAACCAAAACAAGCTCATTTTTCAGCTCCCCAAGCCCTTGTTCAGAAGCTAAAAGCTTCTTGACTGCGATTTCTCGTCCATCAGGCAGCAGTCCCTGCACAAGAAAATGAGATCATGATCACAAGAAAAAGTATAGTGCATGTGACATTGCAATGTAATAGACTTGTATAATACCTTGTAAACTGCACCAAATCCACCTTCTCCAAGTTTATTCTCATCCGAGAAGTTGCATGTTGCTATTCGTAATGTAGATGGATCAAATAGTAAGGACTCCACACTCGTGATCTTCTCCGGGTCAGTCTCATCTATACAAAGAGCGCACGCATTCAATTTTGTAGTAAGTCAGATTCACTTTCCACTCACCCCAAAGTTATTGCTGTTTCGTTTGTGTTCACTTAAATTAACAGACATAGGTAAATCATGTTTGCTACAGTAACGTCATTCATTGTTTCTCTTCCTTCCTTGGTCATGCTAAATTGTATCCGCCTGACCAAAATGGTAGAAAAGAAACTGGAATTTTGGAATAGCAATAACATGTGGCAAAAAATTGCTTTCAGTCTCAGCTTACAGGAAGGTTTTTTAGCTGACTTCCTCCTCCAGAAGCAAATGCAAACGATGGAGATCAGTAGCACTGCAGTCGCCACAGGTATCACAATTGCAAGAATAGTCCCTGTTGAATTCTTCTTCTTATTTCCTGCATCGAGATGTGTAATTCCATGAGTCTCTGTTggcaaatatattttttttggcttATGTATTTCGAGAATAAGCAAATCTTGTCTATTCATATGCTGCAAGGTGAGCAATGCAAGCTTGGTTTCACAATaagtgaaaataaaataaaaataacaaaggataaaaaaaatctaGCTAAATTTGTTAGAATAGACTGATATTTCTTCACTTATTCTCCAAATTATCAATGAAAACGTAGTACATGGAATGTATCCCTAATCTGAGGAACACACTTATTTGCCCAGTAGAATTTGTAATTTCCTTCATTTATGGTATTACTTATCCCAGAAGaagtaaaaaaattaatgttCTTGACCTATTAATTATATGATGTTATATATATCTTCACATCTAATCATTCATACGAGCATCAGATGGGAAGATGAGAGAGTGGAGAAGTCAAACTCGTCTTGCTGTTTCCTTTGTCGTGCATCTCCTTTTCTCGGTCCAATGACCGCAGTGGTGATGTTGTCACAAACATTAATAATCTGACACCAAACGCAGTGGCGACCTCTGTGCCAAGAAAAAACTGGCGGCAGTGGCGACTTTGTGAGGACAGCAGAACAGAGTCATCTGCCCTGTTTCGACTCTTACTGCTACGTGGATGATTCATTTCGGTGCAGTTGTCCGAAGAATGCCTCACAGAGTCATACAGGCTGATGCTTGTGGTGTGAGATTTCTAGGACTCGATGCAATTTTCTACTGTTCTCGGTCTTATGTTGCTTCTGTGAAAAACGACAGGATGTGGACTTCCTGTCCTGTCTTCCAGAAGTATGATCCTGTGAATCCCACCGGTCTGATAAATGTAAGATTGTAGTAGGAATAGGAGACCTCAGATCGGGTGTTATCCCACGTAAAAACCACAAAAACTCTAagcaatatattatattaattttatatttattttttgccatatatttttatatttattcctTTAATTTGATCTATAGCTTATtagtttttgatgatgatattaacaaCAACATTTGGAGGAATATATTTAAGTAGACATAGCAGGAATATACATACAACAATATATATGATGCATATTGCTAGGAATTAATGGCTCACCTGATCCTCCACTGCCACCAGAGGCCGGCGGAGCACCAGAGGCCGGCGGAGCAGTAAGTCTCAGCGTCGGGGTGCTTTGGTAGAAGGAGTACACCTCGTACCTCATGTTGCACCTCACGCCCACCGCCCTTGCGCCTTGCTTCCCCTCGAACAGGTTCGGTATCACGTCGAACAGCTTCTGCAAGCACTGCCTGCACCGACTCCTTGACAGGTCTGGGGTGCACTGCACCAGCCCGTAGATGATCGGAAACTCTGACGTGAAGTTGCTCATCGTCCCGGTAGCGAACTTCTTCGAGGAGCCGTTGCTCGCCGCCGCCTGGTCCGCTATCCCGCTCATCAACTCACTCACCAGCTTGTCGAACCGACTCACTTCGGGTATGTCCTTCTCATTCACCAAGTACGCCATGGGGGAGTTGTCGGTGGAGGAGAAGAAGGACTGGTTGTTTGAGTAACGGACGAGGCAGTCGTCATACCAGACGGTGGCGCCCCTCTTGTTGGGGCAGAGCTGGAGGAGGACTTGACCGGCGGTAGCGAGGCAGGAGCTACAGTCGGCGGTGGCGACGTCGCCGCGGCAGAGAATGATGCCGGAGACCTGGTCAGGGGATTGTCCGGCCGTGCCGTTGTAGAAGCCGGAGAGGGAGCCGTTTGAGgcgagggaggagaggaggaggtcgAGGTTGGATTTGTAGGTGCTGTTGGCGGTGTAGTTGCCAGTATTGTCGCAAACTTGGTACAACGGCTGGGCCATcgcaggagaagaagagaagcagaggacCACAAGAAGGCAGAGGAGGGAGATGGATCCGGAGGTGGCCATGGTGGAAGGGAGGACGATGAACTTGCAGATGGCACCTGCGACTGCTGGTATAAGGAAGACAAAAGTCATTTCGGTTGACTAGTCAACCAAGCGAGTGTGTGGGCATGCGTAGCTCAGCCACTTAAAAGAAGAGCTACAATAAAAATCTCCTCAATATAAACAAAATGTTCTTTACTCGTATGACATGAACGCATGACATTCACCTATCTCATTCTCActgagtaataataataataataataataataataataataataataataataataataataataataataataatagtaatagtaatagtaatagtagtaatactaatataatttacttttttttctttatataattTAATACCAAATATATAGAAAACAATCTAATAGTACAGGTCAAATAGATTAGTGATAGAATAATTTATGTGAAAAAATCTTTTTTTGTGTGAAGGATAATCTTCCACTATAAAATGATAGGATTATAAAATTTACATGGATTAAccagaaaatattaaatattatataaaacctAAGTATCAAGACACTAGAaagaaaaattaaacaaaataaaaaaatatcaagtataTCATAAAACTATGATAATCGAAACTAATTTCATTAATCAATTGTTGAATTTTTCTTCTCCTTATATGAAAATATGTGATGGCcatcattttaattttttccaTCTAAATCATATAAAATTAAGATTAGATTTAATTAACCTTCAAAGGTTCCATCATCTAAGTCATGAGTGGGACCACCCAATAAATACGTTTGTATAATTGGACTGTATCAACAACCTAAAACCCAAAGCTTGGTCAATGATTGAGAGGTAGGTGTCGTTGCTCTCTGATGTTTGCATCCATGGTGGATTGTTCTGTGTGTGACCTCAGTGGCAGCACCTTCTGATGGGGCTGTGACTTGACTGACGGAGAAGATGAGGCCTCTCACCAAAGACTTTGGCAAAAGTGGGAAAGAGATGGTTGGGGAAATAAGTGGTGGCAACGTGATCAGGTGACTATTCATTGTTCACCACATTAATTTAAAGTAGGAAGTGCTTGACATGTGGATCCAAGTAGAAGAAGAGCATGCCAACGATTAATGGACTTTATACATAGACCAAGTGAGACTGTTTAGGTAATaattaatcatttattttcataggtgatgaggatagtaattatgataagactcggctgacgtcagatgacgcctcacgtctTGATCGACACAACAGCACttggtcaaacggaccagaacgtcgaccgaggcgcATTAATACCGGCTCAGGCTCGGTTTCTCACGCCACACCAATACCAATGTCATACGCTACCAGTCTGTCCCATGCAAGcgagcacatcaggaaacagtaagcttccctataaataccctcgcattctgaacggaaagatgagagaaaaagaaagaacttCCTCATCAGAATCCCCTTTGCCATTGattaacttgatcgtcgaagaggtcgggccgagcaccccgacccgatctTTGTGTAGGGGCGAAGCCGAAGATCCCCGCAAGACGTAAAGGTGAGGAGTTCCTGCACGGAGGGCACGACGACACCGTCCTGACCATAGCATCGATTACCTCGGCGGGCTCGAAGGCCGTTTCGTGAAGATCCCCGTcacccggacccgaaccaagccgcgtcggccctgaggccacggctcacggttgtttaccacaacagttttgcgctagaaggagggcccgaatgtcaaGGGATCGCCTGATCGGCTCAAACGAGCTCGTGGCTGAGGGGTCACGCCCAATCGGAGCTTCGGGGGAACACCCCCCGCGTAAAGAACCTCGAGCTGAGCACCCCGCCGCGGCCTCAGAGCACCATTGGTGGTTATTCAACGACCCGTCGCccgtgtcatccgaggcctttcaggaccttgcTCATCAAGTTCGAGCTCTGACGGGTAtagtgcaaaccattatcccgctcgtttctcatccggcGCACCCGCCTGCGATCCAACCACTGCGGCAACAGGAGCCGCCCGTTCAAGCCCGCACACCACCTCGGGAGCTTcccgcttcgcctcgggtcccattggccccactcggggatcgagtGACGGTGAACCCAAGGGGTCGCCCGAAACTCGATG encodes the following:
- the LOC135680641 gene encoding 22.3 kDa class VI heat shock protein-like yields the protein MAHIHCDGKLQRRTKKERFPQVIQGESDPFFSKRQLTKAFIKQNSILTVALDAAASSSPMPPRRAIDVRSGDPNPHKWRVPLTEDAFDSFIAHGGDAARKVFGEGSLFSPLLFGKFFDPGDAFPLWELESEPLLSGLRSTSKTSVDWFETDSEYVLKADLPAARKCEIEVCGPKEKVMDISGLWRGRETDARDWKIGRWWEHGFVRRLELPQDANWKKMEAYITDDILLEIKIPKQTSESSKVHAVQAKESEFV
- the LOC135680639 gene encoding cysteine-rich receptor-like protein kinase 6; translation: MTFVFLIPAVAGAICKFIVLPSTMATSGSISLLCLLVVLCFSSSPAMAQPLYQVCDNTGNYTANSTYKSNLDLLLSSLASNGSLSGFYNGTAGQSPDQVSGIILCRGDVATADCSSCLATAGQVLLQLCPNKRGATVWYDDCLVRYSNNQSFFSSTDNSPMAYLVNEKDIPEVSRFDKLVSELMSGIADQAAASNGSSKKFATGTMSNFTSEFPIIYGLVQCTPDLSRSRCRQCLQKLFDVIPNLFEGKQGARAVGVRCNMRYEVYSFYQSTPTLRLTAPPASGAPPASGGSGGSGNKKKNSTGTILAIVIPVATAVLLISIVCICFWRRKSAKKPSYETDPEKITSVESLLFDPSTLRIATCNFSDENKLGEGGFGAVYKGLLPDGREIAVKKLLASEQGLGELKNELVLVAKLQHRNLVRLLGVCFEEEKMLVYEYVPNGSLDKLMFDAEKRERLHWGTRYKIIGGIARGLLYLHEESQHKIIHRDLKASNVLLDSDMSPKITDFGLAKLFGGDQTQGTTSRIVGTFGYMAPEYAMHGHFSAKSDVFSFGVLVLEILTGRKNTGSYDSANSEDLLSYAWERWTAGRGFEILDPVLGIQFPSSDVLKCIKIGLLCVQENPVDRPKMSTVNVMLNSDSVSLPAPSRPAFCVGKSSMDPNSNKSILGTKNQTTQSVTMSPNEVSISELEPR